In Spirosoma sp. KUDC1026, the sequence ACGCCTGCACCATCACCTGCGGATTGCTGGATTTCATCGAAAGAACAATGTTATAGTATTGTTCATCTTCACAGATGCGCAGAAACTCCAGCGCCGACTCAACCATGCCAGCAGGCGTATCGCCGTAGCGGCTCAGAATCCGGTCGGATAGGGAGCCGTGGTTGGTGCCAATGCGCATGGCCGTACCGTACTCCTTACAGATACGGATTAAGGGCAGAAACTTCTCCCGAATGCGTTCCAGTTCGGCTGCGTAGGCTGCTTCGGTATAATCAATGTATTCAAATCGTTTGCGATCGGCGTAGTTGCCGGGGTTGATCCGGACTTTCTCCACTACCCGGGCCGCTAATTCGGCCGCATTCGGTGTGAAGTGAATGTCGGCAACGAGGGGGGTTGTGTAGCCCCGCGCCCGCAACTCCCGGCGGATATTTTCCAGGTTCTGCGCTTCCTTCACGCTCGGCGCTGTAATCCGAATGTATTCACAGCCCGCTTCAATCATCCGGATAGACTGCTCCACCGAACCCAGCGTATCCATGGTATCCACCGTCGTCATCGACTGGACCCGAATGGGGTAATCAGAGCCCATAGGCACGTCGCCGATGAATACCGGAATCGTTTTCCGACGGACGTATTGAGTAAGTGAGGGGGTATAATGAACCGACGGATCAGGAATAACCGACGAGATTGACGGAGTAAGCAGCGAGTCGAGCATACAAAAGTTGGCCAGGCCAATTGACAAAGACAAAGGTACGGAAAAAGCAGTTTGCCAACCGACGTGCCCGGCTACTGAAAAACGGTAAGCAATCGGAAAATGTTCGCTTGTTCAATGACGAGCAGGAAAGAGAAAAAGAGGGCGGCTAACAGGTTAGCAAATGCAGGAAACTACCAAAACAAAAGCTATTCAACTGGGTTAATTTGTCAATTACAACATGCCGTCGGCGTAACTACCCGAACGGTATGGGCAAAACAAAAGTAAAAACTTAAAAACGTTATGAAAATCAAAGGATTATATGCGCTTGCTCTGGTTGCTTTTCTGACAACGGGCGCCTACGCACAGGATACAACCAACATAACCGCGCGGAAAGCTCGCGTTAAATCTGAGTTAAAAGAAGCTGGTCAGAATGTCGGCGATGCAGCTACTGAAGTTGCTCGGGGTGCCAAACGTAACGCCAAAGTAGCGGGGCAGGCCATCAGCACCGAAGCGGACAAGGTTGGCAATAAAATTGATCGAAAATCGGAAGAGTGGAAAGCAAAACGCGACGCCAAACGAGCGGCTAAGCGCGATACGTTGTAATACACCGGAACAAAACGGAACAGAGCCGGGACGATCAGGTCGTCCCGGCTCTGTTTGTTTCCGCTACGTTAGCTTCGTGGCTATTTTAGGATATTTTCCTCGCCAGTGCTTCCAGCGCTTGTGCGACCAGAGCCAGTCAGAAGGGTAGGCCCGGATAGTTTCTTCCAGCAGGTCCCGGTAACGCTCCAGAATAGCGCCTTCGGGCAGATCGGTATAAGGCGGCTGGCCGATGGCCGTGAACGTGACCTGATAATAGCCCCGTCGAATTCGGTTGATATGCGTGTAGAAGACGGGTAATTGCCGACTACGAGCCAGTCGCTCCGTACCGGGATAGAAAGGCGTATCGTGGTGCAAAAAATCGGTCCAGAAGGCCTGTTCCGGCACATCCGGTACTTGATCAGCCACCAGCGCGATGATCCGGGGGGAGTCTTTTTGGGCGGCCATGCGCCGGGGAAGCGTGTGCATCGGCACGGGCACAGCTCCGAATGTCGACCGGATTTCCCGCATCAGTTTCTCGAAAAATGGGTTATTGAGTGGCTTGTAAATACTATCGGCGGGCATTCCATGCAGCACTGAACTTGACGGAATCCATTCCCAGTTGCTGCTGTGCGACGCCATACCTACTACCGCCTGCCCCGCCTGGAGCTGTTGTTTAACAATTTCTGCATTCGTAAACTGAACCCGCTTGCGCAGTTCATCGGCCGACAAAGCGGGCATTTTGATCGTTTCAACGATGAGGTCAGTCAGGTTTCGATAGAAGCCTCGCGCAATACTCTTTATCTCCGCTGGAGATTTTTCCGGAAACGAAAGGCGGAGATTTTCCAGAACGACCCGTTTCCTGTAACGGACAACGTAAAGCAACAAAAAATACAAAAAGTCCGACAAACCGTAGAGCACCGTCAGGGGTAAGCGTGACAGCAATCGAAAAACTATCATCTAGTAGTAAATAAGCAGAGAGCAGAGCAGATAGGGGATTCTACCCGAACAATTAAAAATTTGTAAAATCGGTTTCTGATATTACTTTTTTGCGTTACTTGTTGCTGATATAATTAGTCTTTATTGGAAAAATACCAGCAGTCAAAACAAACTGAATTACTTATTGATCTGCATTACCTGCCCACTCTGGATTTTATAGCCGGTTTTCTAAAGTTTAATCAGGTGTGGCTGGAAGCGCATGAGCATTACCAGAAGCAAAGCTACAGAAATCGCTGTTACATTGTGACAGCCCATAAGGTAGACGCGCTGGCCGTGCCGGTACAACAGGGGACGCACCACCATCCAATCCGCGGGGTACGGATTGATAACAGCCAGCCCTGGGCCATTCGTCATTGGAGAAGTTTACAGGCAGCTTACGGAAAGGCTCCGTTTTTCGAATACTACGCACCTGATTTTGAGCCGGTTTACCAGAAAGAGTGGGAGTTTTTATTTGATCTGAATAAAGAATTGCTGACAATTTGTCTGAAACTGTTGAACATTCGAACACCCGTCAACCTGACAGATTGCTACGCAAAAAGTCCGGAAGTCGGCGTATTTGACGCCCGATCGGCGCTGAATTCCCGAAATAGACAGGGATTACCTCTATTCTATTCGCCAGTGCCGTATCAGCAAAACTTTGGCCCTGATTTTGTACCTAATATGAGTGTTATAGACCTGTTGTTCTGCCAGGGACCGGCCGCGTTGGACGTGTTGACGGCTGGCCTTCGGGAGTGAACAAATCCTTAAAACTCTACGTTAAGCCAATAGTACGCTTACCTTAGGAGACCCAAAGCGAATGGAAGCAAAATTCTCAAACCGCGTTAAGGAAGTAATCTCGCTGAGCCGGGAGGAAGCCTTACGCCTAGGCCACGATTACATCGGTACAGAACACCTGTTGCTGGGAATGATCCGCGAAGGAGAGGGTGTAGCCGTCGGGTTATTGAAAAAGCTCGGCATCTCGCTCGACGAACTTCGGGTCACTATTGAACAGGCAACGAAAGGTACGGCGACCAATAACGTGAAAAACCTGGCGAATATCCCGCTGACCCGTCAGTCGGAAAAAACGCTGAAGATCACGTATCTGGAAGCCAAGATTTTCAAAAGCCCACTCATTGGCACCGAGCATCTGCTGCTATCGATTCTGCGCGATGAAGACAATGTCGCCACGCAGATTCTGAACAAGTTCAATGTTAATTACGAAGTCATTAAGGAGATGCTGGAATACCAATCTTCGGGAAGCCGTCCGGTGATGGGCCCCGAGACCGATGATGACGACAACGACCGGGGTATGTTTGGCGGCAGCGGCAGCAGCGGTTCAGGCAAAGAAGCCAAAGGTTCTGAAAAGTCACGGACTCCCGTACTGGATAACTTTGGTCGCGACCTGACGAAGCTGGCCGAGGTTGGCAAACTGGACCCAATTGTTGGTCGTGAAAAAGAAATCGAGCGTGTTGCTCAGGTATTGAGCCGCCGTAAGAAAAATAACCCAATCCTGATCGGTGAACCTGGCGTCGGTAAGACCGCTATTGCCGAAGGACTGGCGCTACGTATCGTGCAGAAAAAGGTATCGCGGGTGCTGTTCGGCAAACGCGTTGTTACCCTGGATCTGGCATCGCTGGTGGCGGGTACGAAATACCGGGGTCAGTTCGAAGAGCGGATGAAAGCCGTGATGAACGAGCTGGAAAAATCGCCAGAAGTGATCCTGTTTATCGATGAGCTGCACACCATCGTTGGTGCTGGTGGCGCATCGGGTTCGCTGGATGCCTCAAACATGTTCAAACCAGCCCTGGCCCGCGGTGACATTCAATGCATCGGAGCTACGACGCTGGACGAATATCGTCAGTACATCGAGAAGGATGGTGCGCTGGCCCGTCGGTTCCAGATGGTGATGGTCGATGCTACGTCGATTGACGAAACCATCGAAATCCTGAACAATATCAAGGATAAGTACGAAGATCACCACCACGTTAATTACACGCCAGAAGCGATTGAAGCCGCGGTGAAACTATCAGAGCGTTATATCTCTGACCGTTTTCTGCCTGATAAAGCGATTGACGTAATGGACGAAGTGGGTGCTCGGGTACACATATCGAACATCACCGTTCCTGAAGATATTCTGAAGCTTGAAGAGCAGATTGAGAATATCAAGAAGGAGAAAAACCAGGTCGTTAAAAGCCAGAAATACGAAGAAGCTGCTCAGCTCCGCGACAAAGAAAAGCGCCTGATCGACCAGCTCGACCGCGCTAAACAAGCGTGGGAAGAGGATACCAAGAAACGTCGGTACACGGTTAACGAAGACAGCGTAGCTGAAGTCGTGGCTATGATGACGGGAATTCCGGTGACGAGCGTATCGAACGACGAAGGCAAAAAACTCGTCAATATGGGCGAGGAGCTGAAAGGCAAAGTAATCGGTCAGCAGGCCGCCATTGACAAGCTGGTGAAGGCTATCCAGCGGACACGGGTAGGTTTGAAAGATCCGAAGAAACCAATCGGTTCGTTTATCTTCCTCGGGCCAACGGGGGTAGGTAAAACGGAGCTGGCGAAAGTCCTGGCTAGTTACCTGTTCGACAAAGAAGATGCGCTGGTACGTATCGATATGTCGGAGTACATGGAGAAGTTCAGCGTTAGCCGACTGGTCGGCGCTCCTCCAGGCTACGTAGGTTACGAAGAAGGTGGTCAGTTAACCGAGAAAATCCGCCGGAAACCTTACAGCGTCGTGCTGTTGGATGAGATCGAAAAAGCGCACCCAGATGTGTTTAACATTCTACTGCAGGTGCTTGACGATGGTATCCTGACTGACGGTCTGGGTCGCCGGGTTGACTTCCGGAATACGATCATTATCATGACCTCGAACATTGGGGTTCGTGACCTGAAAGATTTCGGTGCCGGTATCGGTTTTGCCACCCGCAAGAGCGAAAGCCAGGACGAGATCATGAAGAACACCATCCAGAGCGCGCTTCGCAAAGCGTTCTCGCCGGAGTTCCTCAACCGTTTGGACGATGTAATTGTGTTTAACTCGCTGCAACGCGAAGACATTCACAAAATCATTGACCTCATGCTGGGTAAATTACTTGGCCGCGTAACGAGCCTGGGTTATACCGTTGATCTGACTGAAAAAGCAAAAGATTTCCTGTCGGAAAAAGGATATGACCAGCAGTACGGTGCTCGTCCGCTAAGCCGCGCAATCCAGCGTTACCTGGAAGATCCGATCGCTGAAGAGATCCTGAAAGGCGAACTGAAAGAAGGCGATGTGATCCACGCCGACTACAGTGGAGAAGGTGAATCGCTGACGATCACGGTGAAAAAGCAAGAAGAAGTAACGGAGTAATCCGAAGCAATAAATAAAAAAGACCGGGTGGTAACGCCCGGTTTTTTTTATGCCTGTCTGTCAATTAAAAATCGTCTGATGGCGGTCAGGTGAGTTAGCAAAACAAGGGGTACAATAAGTGATGGCAACCAGCTAAACGGAAAATGCAGAATGGCGATGTTTGGTTGGTTGAAGGCCAACCGCTGTAGTGGTGATGGGGCTGATAGCAAAGCCGTAGCAACGATGTTGCCTAAAAGTCCAAGACACACTACGTTCCATAACAGGATCAAGGATGGTGATAGACTACGCTTTTTAAACCCGAAATATGCGACAAGCGGAGCCGTAAGGCCAGCGAGAATATCGAAATTATGCCCCTCAAATGTCATGATTTCCGGGACAGCCCCATGCAGAAAAAGCCAGTATAACGTAAGTTCGACTGGTATTCGCACGGTGTGTAAATACGTAAACGTCGATAAAGGTAAACTGTCCAGAAATTGTCTGCTCCGCTGCGTAACGAACAGCAGCAAAATGCAGATGATAGTTGGCAGGATGCCCAGCAGCATAATTCTGGGCGGAATGGCCTGCGGGTTTGACGAGTAAACGCCGTTGAGTGTAATAGTTGCCTGAATGAGTAACCAGACAACCAAGCCAGAAAGTATGAGCACTGCCTTGTTGCGAATGCTGCTGGCATCGGCCTTTCGAATTGTCCAGATAAACAAGGTAAGTGTCAGAAGAACGGTCAGTATAAAGAAGCCAGATAAGGAAAGCGGTAGCTTATCAATCATTGTTCATCGCGGTACGTGATGCTACGTCCAAACTAGATATTTTTCTGCTTCACTTGGTCAATTAAATAGTCCGAGGTACGCATAGAAGCTGCCAGAATAGTCCACGTCACGTTCTTATCGCCCTGTGTAACAAAAGGAGCGGCATCGACGACGAACAGATTTTTGACTTCGTGTGCCTGCTGGTATTTATTCAGCGCCGACGTTTTAGGATCGTTCCCCATGCGTACGGTGCCCACTTCATGAATAATTCGGCCAGGGGCAGCCAGGCCGTAGCCATGAGCCGTATTGGGACCAGGTTTAGCCCCTAACGGAATACCTCCCATCGCGTGAATAATTTCCTCGAAGGTGTCCTGCATGTGCTTGGCCTGCTTCACTTCATAGTCTGACCATTTGTAATGAAAACGTAGGGTTGGAATACCGTATTTATCGACGCTATTCGGATCGATTTCGCAATAGTTGCTTTCGAGCGGCACGGGTTCACCGCGACCGGCCATGCTGATATAAGCACCGTAAAAGCGCCGATAATCGTCTTTCAGCCCAGCGCCGTATCCACCTCCCGGCTTCATTTTGCCCTGTCGATCGGGAATGACGCCATTCTGAGCTTCGATGCCTGCCCCGTAGCCGTAACCGGGCATCGTCATCCCTCCGCCATATTCGATGTGGTAGCCCCGTGGAAAATCCAGTTTTTTGTTATCCAGCCACCAGGGGGTAAAGACGTGCATGCCACCTACGCCATCTTCGTTGTACCGCTTACGGTCCATCAACGCTGGTACAAACGCCGAACGACTGGCACCAGTTGAGTCGTTGAGGTATTTACCAATGACCCCGCTGCCGTTGGCAAGCCCGTTCGGAAAACGGGCTGATTTTGAGTTGAGCAGCAGCCTGGCTGATTCGCAGGTGCTGGCCCCCACCATAACCGCTTTGGCACGTACCGTAATTTCCTGTAGACTTTGCTTGTCGACGTAGCTCACGCCGGTGGCTAATCCCGTATTGGGGTCCGTCAGGATCTCGCGGGCCATCGCGCCGTTGATGAGGGTTACGTTACCGGTCTTGACGGCGGGAATGCAGAGCACCGATGAGGCCGAAAAATCAGCGTATGCCTGACAGCCCCGATTACACTGGCGGCAGTAGAAACACTGGCCCCGCTCGTTGTTGATGGGTTTCGTCAGAATACTTAGCCGCGACGGAATAACCGGAATACCAATCTGCGTCCCAGCCTTCCGTAACATCAGCTCGTGAAGACGGGGTTTGGGCGGGGGCAGAAAAATACCATCCGGCTCGTTGGGCAGGTTCTCGACGGAGCCGAACACGCCAATGAGCCGATCGACACGGTCGTAATAGGGTTTGAAATCTTCGTAACTGACCGGCCAGTCATCGCCCACGCCCGATAGCGAACGGCGTCGGAAATCATCGGGGCCGAAGCGCATCGAAATTCGGCCCCAGTGGTTGGTACGTCCGCCGAGCATGCGCGACCGAAACCAGTTGAACTCGGTACCGGCCTGAGCGGAGTAAGGTTCGCCGTCGATCTGCCACCCGCCCCAGGCTGCATCGAAATCACCACCCGACCGGAATTCGGTTGCGGCTCCGCGCCGGGGTGACTCCCACGGCCATTTTAGCTGCGTGATGTATTTCGGATCGGCCGGATCGTAGTAACCACCCGCTTCGAGCAACACCACTTTGGCTCCTGCTTTAGCCAGCATATAGGCTGCCATACCACCACCCGCCCCTGAGCCAACGATGGCTACGTCATAAACGACCGGTGCTTTCTTCAATTGAGGTATCTCCATCGGGACGAGTATCGAATCTACATAGCTCAAAAGTAGCAGGCTGGTTTAACCTACTGATCGAATGATATATTGCTCATTGACAGGTCTGTACCAACCGGATACTAGCGAAAACGAATGCAATACTGAAAATGAGTATACCTTACGGCCAGGCGGGTAAATCTGAGTTATTTGCCCGGTTGAAATTGCGAAAACAGTGACGAACGCTCAGCCAATTATCGACCAGATTGAGACCCTGAACCCGGCGAATGATGCCGAGATGACCGGGATTGACGCGCAGGTATGGCACTACGTATATGGAAAGGATACCGTACCACCGTTACCGGCTATCCCCGTTACACACGCTCGCGCGACGTATTAAAAGCGATTCGACCCGCTAGTTTTCTGGTGAAAATTGAGAACTGGGAAAAGTTTACGGCCGTCTATGGCTGTTTTATATTGCCGGATGGGACCCTTGCCGATTTTGACTCCGGACAGGGTACTACTGAGGAACTGGCTGAACTGCACGTCATTCTTCAGGGTATTGCTTACAGCCGTACGTGACCGGAGATTATTAATTTACGAACAGATTGGACGGCTACAGCCGGGCGCGGTGCCCTGGAGTTAAGCTGGCTCAAGAAAATGGAGACCAATCCTTGGCATGATCGGGCAGCCTTCTCCTGAATTGAGTCTCGACGACAATGCTGGCTTTTAAGTGTCAGCCGGGCAGGCCTAGCCTATGAGCCTGTCACGGCCGATGAACAGACCTTACAGATCATGCGTTGGCTCGATGAGTGGTATAATATAGAGCATCCTGAACTGGGCCATCGGCACCTTGTGGTACTCCTGAAGCAGGAGGGCTGGGCAATAAATAGCAAGTGTACGCCGGTTAATAGCCTTGATGGGGCTGGAAACGCAGTCGCTTCGGCAATCCGATCCCTAAGTCCAATTTGTCGAAGTCGGGTGTACCCTGATACCGTTTTTTTATCCGCTGAGAGACTTAGTTATTCATAGTGTTCATCAGGTCCAGGCCACCGCACAGGTGGCCTAGCGATATTACGTATATTCCGATGCCCAGAGGCTTTTTTTATGAGATGGCCATCTTGAAGTTGCGCAGCCGCTATGTCTTGCATTGGGAGCTGAGTAACACGATCGAAGCCGATTGGTGCGTAGCCACATTACAGAAAAGTCTATAATAATGGGGGGTAGGCCTAGGTCTTCAATACGGATCAGGCCGGGCGGCCGCTACCGCAACCAGTTCTCCAGTGTGATTTTGTTGCCGTGCTATAAGGCCATCAAATTACCATTAGTTGGGACAGTAAGGAACGAGCCTTAGACAACATCTATTGTACAGAACGCTTCTGGCGGACGTTAAAATGCGAGGATGTGTACCTGCGGAACTACCAAACTGGTGGCGAGTTACGGGTAGGTTTAGCCAAGTATTTCCAATATTACAAGCACCAACGACCTCATCAATCGCTGGTCTATCGTACATCAGCTGTGATACTAATGGAAGGGAAAGAAAATAACATACATCTGTCAACTAATCATTTCGTTTAGCTGAATGGTGGTATAGAGAATGGTTACACTATATTGACCCGGTTAAATCATTGCACAGTGATGAACGTTCAATTAATTATCACCCTGATTAACCGGGAATCGCTACCTTCTATTGACCCTATTGCCAGACCATGTTCACGTTTGATTTGCTTGTCAACCTAACCAACCTCAGCTTCGATAACATTCAGTATGAGATTGAGAATTTGTTGATTTATTTAGGCAGTAATAGCCAGATCATTGAGCAAAAGCACCAATATATCCTGGACGACAATCGCCTGAGAATACCAGTTACTTGCCCTCAAGAGAATTCCCTGGCTGCCCAGTATAGCCATCGATTTGCTCTTCATTGCCTGGAACAGTTACAAATCAAAACACAGGCCCCGCTGGACATTCGGCCCACCGGTCGAGCCGCTGATAAGTCAGATTATCAGGTTCCGGTTGACTCAAGTAACTATATTCTTTACGGGGGCGGTTTTTCACCGGTTGTATGTGGTGATACCTATCGGCCCATTCCCCTATACCTGTTTCCCCCGCTGAATTCAGAGACTAATTCTTATCAGGACCTAAACTACTGGCATTACGCTTATCAGAGTCTGGATGATTTATGGCTGCTCTATGACTATGGGGAGCGATTTGCCCTAAGGCAGCTTCAACAAGTAGGCTCGCCCTTTGCTCAGCAGGGGCGAAACTTATGCCAGCAAATTGAGCAACTTACCGGTAAACCAACCTACTACTTTTTAGACAATCGGCGCAGCTGGAGCGAAACCCAGGATAGGGCTTGGAAATGTCCCCTGACCGGCAAGGAGTGGCTGATTGAGGGCAGTACCTTCAATGACTTTATTGGGTTTAAATGTGAGGAGTCTCGCTTGGTTTCTGAGTTGTCCAGCATGGTGCGTACTCGTGCCGCTCGCCCCAAAAAATAGGTTAAACGTCGAAAAATTTGACGAACTGTTACCATAAGGCAGGCAGGGATTATACCAAGCGTTCCTGAGATTTCAGTTGGCTTTGTTCCGTTATTTGTTGATACTTTTAGGAATACCTGCCTCTCCGACTATGACCTCCGAATTAACGTCTACTCGTATCCCATCGCAGAAAATTTACTATCTCGACACGATCAAACTCCTGCTTACGGGACTGGTGATCCTGCATCATACCATGATTGCCTATGGCGCACCAGGTGGCTGGTACTTCAAGGAGTCAACGGCTAGTCTACCCGCCAAATTGGTGCTAACGGTTTTTGTGGCCGCTAATCAGTCCTTTTTTATGGGCATGTTTTTTATGCTGTCGGCCTATTTCGTCGGGCCGTCTTACGAGCGAAAAGGAGCGGCTACCTTCGTTATTGATCGGCTGAAACGACTGGGAATTCCGCTGCTGA encodes:
- a CDS encoding lysophospholipid acyltransferase family protein — its product is MIVFRLLSRLPLTVLYGLSDFLYFLLLYVVRYRKRVVLENLRLSFPEKSPAEIKSIARGFYRNLTDLIVETIKMPALSADELRKRVQFTNAEIVKQQLQAGQAVVGMASHSSNWEWIPSSSVLHGMPADSIYKPLNNPFFEKLMREIRSTFGAVPVPMHTLPRRMAAQKDSPRIIALVADQVPDVPEQAFWTDFLHHDTPFYPGTERLARSRQLPVFYTHINRIRRGYYQVTFTAIGQPPYTDLPEGAILERYRDLLEETIRAYPSDWLWSHKRWKHWRGKYPKIATKLT
- a CDS encoding WbqC family protein, with product MEKYQQSKQTELLIDLHYLPTLDFIAGFLKFNQVWLEAHEHYQKQSYRNRCYIVTAHKVDALAVPVQQGTHHHPIRGVRIDNSQPWAIRHWRSLQAAYGKAPFFEYYAPDFEPVYQKEWEFLFDLNKELLTICLKLLNIRTPVNLTDCYAKSPEVGVFDARSALNSRNRQGLPLFYSPVPYQQNFGPDFVPNMSVIDLLFCQGPAALDVLTAGLRE
- a CDS encoding ATP-dependent Clp protease ATP-binding subunit, with amino-acid sequence MEAKFSNRVKEVISLSREEALRLGHDYIGTEHLLLGMIREGEGVAVGLLKKLGISLDELRVTIEQATKGTATNNVKNLANIPLTRQSEKTLKITYLEAKIFKSPLIGTEHLLLSILRDEDNVATQILNKFNVNYEVIKEMLEYQSSGSRPVMGPETDDDDNDRGMFGGSGSSGSGKEAKGSEKSRTPVLDNFGRDLTKLAEVGKLDPIVGREKEIERVAQVLSRRKKNNPILIGEPGVGKTAIAEGLALRIVQKKVSRVLFGKRVVTLDLASLVAGTKYRGQFEERMKAVMNELEKSPEVILFIDELHTIVGAGGASGSLDASNMFKPALARGDIQCIGATTLDEYRQYIEKDGALARRFQMVMVDATSIDETIEILNNIKDKYEDHHHVNYTPEAIEAAVKLSERYISDRFLPDKAIDVMDEVGARVHISNITVPEDILKLEEQIENIKKEKNQVVKSQKYEEAAQLRDKEKRLIDQLDRAKQAWEEDTKKRRYTVNEDSVAEVVAMMTGIPVTSVSNDEGKKLVNMGEELKGKVIGQQAAIDKLVKAIQRTRVGLKDPKKPIGSFIFLGPTGVGKTELAKVLASYLFDKEDALVRIDMSEYMEKFSVSRLVGAPPGYVGYEEGGQLTEKIRRKPYSVVLLDEIEKAHPDVFNILLQVLDDGILTDGLGRRVDFRNTIIIMTSNIGVRDLKDFGAGIGFATRKSESQDEIMKNTIQSALRKAFSPEFLNRLDDVIVFNSLQREDIHKIIDLMLGKLLGRVTSLGYTVDLTEKAKDFLSEKGYDQQYGARPLSRAIQRYLEDPIAEEILKGELKEGDVIHADYSGEGESLTITVKKQEEVTE
- a CDS encoding GMC oxidoreductase encodes the protein MEIPQLKKAPVVYDVAIVGSGAGGGMAAYMLAKAGAKVVLLEAGGYYDPADPKYITQLKWPWESPRRGAATEFRSGGDFDAAWGGWQIDGEPYSAQAGTEFNWFRSRMLGGRTNHWGRISMRFGPDDFRRRSLSGVGDDWPVSYEDFKPYYDRVDRLIGVFGSVENLPNEPDGIFLPPPKPRLHELMLRKAGTQIGIPVIPSRLSILTKPINNERGQCFYCRQCNRGCQAYADFSASSVLCIPAVKTGNVTLINGAMAREILTDPNTGLATGVSYVDKQSLQEITVRAKAVMVGASTCESARLLLNSKSARFPNGLANGSGVIGKYLNDSTGASRSAFVPALMDRKRYNEDGVGGMHVFTPWWLDNKKLDFPRGYHIEYGGGMTMPGYGYGAGIEAQNGVIPDRQGKMKPGGGYGAGLKDDYRRFYGAYISMAGRGEPVPLESNYCEIDPNSVDKYGIPTLRFHYKWSDYEVKQAKHMQDTFEEIIHAMGGIPLGAKPGPNTAHGYGLAAPGRIIHEVGTVRMGNDPKTSALNKYQQAHEVKNLFVVDAAPFVTQGDKNVTWTILAASMRTSDYLIDQVKQKNI
- a CDS encoding integrase core domain-containing protein; the encoded protein is MYCTERFWRTLKCEDVYLRNYQTGGELRVGLAKYFQYYKHQRPHQSLVYRTSAVILMEGKENNIHLSTNHFV
- a CDS encoding DUF2310 family Zn-ribbon-containing protein, with the translated sequence MFTFDLLVNLTNLSFDNIQYEIENLLIYLGSNSQIIEQKHQYILDDNRLRIPVTCPQENSLAAQYSHRFALHCLEQLQIKTQAPLDIRPTGRAADKSDYQVPVDSSNYILYGGGFSPVVCGDTYRPIPLYLFPPLNSETNSYQDLNYWHYAYQSLDDLWLLYDYGERFALRQLQQVGSPFAQQGRNLCQQIEQLTGKPTYYFLDNRRSWSETQDRAWKCPLTGKEWLIEGSTFNDFIGFKCEESRLVSELSSMVRTRAARPKK